The following are encoded together in the Conger conger chromosome 11, fConCon1.1, whole genome shotgun sequence genome:
- the dgcr8 gene encoding microprocessor complex subunit DGCR8 translates to MEGSELLPPLPLDPPEGEGSEGFICAAPPPPPLQTSSEAEEMDVGSGGDGHTHGDGETAAAEAFQLHVSRANEESEAPSSASCPRTGRHAPPVTKFLPDLKLLKDVKISVSFTEACRSKDRKVLYTGVGQEGEGRAEGMNGELYEVPEPGEAGQAGVGAGNADDAVPTDGGVRRTGEEREGDSENKVEFAVLDELEDFTENFLETEDGDQVGFRSQGIVQQEQADEEVLNYSYEEDFDNDVDALLEEGMPVPKKMRLAEDKYGGDSDHQSDGEMGVQPMMTKIKTVLKSRGRPPTEPLPDGWIMTFHNSGIPVYLHRETRVVTWSRPYFLGTGSIRKHDPPTSSIPCLHYKKMKDQEEREHNGEVTPVSEKSPAKPAESMEVNGAGEEPDSTAPEEPPGGPSGEGEDPADGVGGPGEETAPPVVTHACETAQGALGQVKAKVEVCKDESVEIEEFRGYLEKCFDFEQVTVKKFRTWAERRQFNREMKRKQAESERPILPANQKLITLSVQDAPTKKEFVINPNGKSEVCILHEYMQRVLKVRPVYNFFECENPSEPFGASVIIDGVTYGTGTASSKKLAKNKAARATLEILIPDFVKQTTEEKPMEGDELEYFNHISIEDSRVYELTNKAGLLSPYQILHECLKRNHGMGDTSIKFEVIPGKNQKSEYVMTCGKHTVRGWCKNKRVGKQLASQKILQMLHPHVKNWGSLLRMYGRESNKMVKKENSDKSVIELQQYAKKNKPNLHILNKLQEEMRKLAKEREETRKKPKMTIMESAQPGSEPLCTVDV, encoded by the exons ATGGAAGGTAGCGAGCTTTTACCCCCCCTGCCGTTGGACCCGCCCGAGGGTGAGGGCTCGGAGGGCTTTATTTGCGCAGCGCCTCCACCACCTCCCCTGCAAACGTCCAGTGAGGCAGAAGAGATGGACGTTGGCTCTGGTGgtgatggacacacacacggggacGGGGAGACGGCCGCGGCCGAGGCCTTTCAGCTTCACGTGAGCAGGGCGAACGAGGAGAGCGAGGCCCCTAGCAGCGCTTCGTGCCCCAGAACGGGCCGACACGCGCCCCCCGTCACCAAGTTCCTCCCCGACCTAAAGCTACTGAAGGACGTTAAGATCAGCGTCAGCTTTACCGAGGCTTGCAGGAGCAAAGACAGGAAGGTGTTATACACAGGGGtagggcaggagggagagggcagagcgGAGGGCATGAACGGTGAGTTGTACGAGGTCCCCGAGCCGGGGGAGGCTGGCCAGGCAGGTGTAGGTGCGGGTAACGCCGATGATGCGGTCCCCACCGACGGGGGGGTAAGGAGaacgggagaggagagagagggcgactCGGAGAACAAAGTGGAGTTTGCGGTGCTGGACGAGCTGGAGGATTTCACTGAGAATTTTCTGGAGACTGAAGACGGAGACCAGGTTGGGTTCAGGTCTCAGGGGATAGTGCAGCAAGAGCAAGCGGACGAGGAGGTCCTCAACTACTCTTACGAG GAGGACTTTGACAACGATGTGGACGCACTGCTGGAGGAGGGCATGCCGGTGCCCAAGAAGATGCGATTGGCCGAGGACAAGTACGGAGGGGACAGTGACCACCAATCAGATGGGGAGATGGGTGTCCAGCCCATGATGACCAAAATTAAAACTGTCCTGAAGA GTCGTGGACGTCCGCCTACTGAGCCACTACCCGATGGATGGATCATGACATTCCATAATTCCGGCATTCCAGTTTACCTTCACAGGGAAACCAGAGTAGTGACCTGGTCTCGACCGTACTTCCTGGGAACAGGGAGCATCAGG AAACACGACCCCCCGACCAGCAGCATCCCCTGCCTGCACTATAAGAAGATGAAGGATCAGGAGGAGCGGGAGCACAACGGGGAGGTGACCCCCGTCTCCGAGAAGTCCCCCGCCAAGCCGGCCGAGAGCATGGAGGTGAACGGGGCGGGGGAGGAGCCGGACTCCACGGCCCCCGAGGAGCCGCCCGGCGGGCCCTCGGGCGAGGGGGAGGACCCCGCAGACGGGGTGGGGGGTCCTGGGGAGGAGACGGCGCCGCCTGTAGTGACCCACGCCTGCGAGACAGCCCAGGGCGCTCTGGGACAGGTCAAGGCCAAGGTGGAGGTCTGCAAGGATGAGTCTGTGG AGATCGAGGAGTTCCGCGGGTACCTGGAGAAGTGCTTCGACTTCGAGCAGGTGACGGTGAAGAAGTTCCGCACGTGGGCGGAACGCCGGCAGTTCAACAGGGAGATGAAGCGGAAGCAGGCCGAGTCGGAGAGGCCCATCCTACCCGCCAATCAAAAGCTCATCACACTCTCCGTGCAGGACGCGCCCACTAAGAAAG AGTTTGTCATCAATCCAAATGGGAAATCGGAAGTGTGTATACTTCATGAATATATGCAACGCGTTCTTAAGGTCCGACCGGTTTATAACTTTTTTGAATGTG AAAACCCAAGCGAACCCTTTGGAGCTTCGGTCATAATCGATGGAGTCACGTACGGAACTGGAACTGCGAGCAGTAAAAAACTTGCCAAGAATAAAGCTG CTCGAGCAACACTGGAGATCCTTATCCCCGACTTTGTGAAGCAGACCACAGAGGAGAAGCCCATGGAGGGCGATGAGCTGGAG TATTTTAATCACATCAGTATTGAAGACTCGAGGGTTTACGAGCTGACCAACAAGGCTGGTCTGCTGTCGCCATATCAGATTCTTCATGAGTGCCTTAAGAG AAACCACGGGATGGGCGACACCAGCATCAAGTTTGAGGTGATCCCCGGGAAGAACCAGAAGAGCGAGTACGTCATGACCTGCGGGAAGCACACCGTGCGGGGGTGGT GTAAGAACAAGCGCGTGGGGAAGCAGCTGGCCTCTCAGAAGATCCTGCAGATGCTGCACCCCCACGTGAAGAACTGGGGGTCCCTGCTGCGCATGTACGGCCGAGAGAGCAATAAGATGGTGAAAAAG GAAAATTCGGATAAAAGTGTGATTGAACTTCAGCAGTATGCCAAAAAGAACAAGCCAAATCTTCACATCCTGAACAAACTGCAAGAGGAGATGAGGAAACTGGCAAAAGAGAGG GAAGAGACCAGGAAGAAGccaaaaatgacaataatggAGTCAGCTCAGCCTGGTAGCGAGCCTCTCTGTACTGTTGATGTGTAG